The following proteins are encoded in a genomic region of Zea mays cultivar B73 chromosome 9, Zm-B73-REFERENCE-NAM-5.0, whole genome shotgun sequence:
- the LOC100384364 gene encoding Protein argonaute PNH1: MLEVLDMAPPPPPPPPPPHARHHQGAAKGGHAERRKQPLQSSVTQPKAEPAAAAAAAVLPEGGKRCGGGGGRRRGGRGRAKAPPGEPRVALALAPPPRTVIGPPVPSKGLSFCRRPGFGTVGARCVVKANHFLAELPDKDLIQYDVKITPEVSSRTVNRAIMAELVRLYRSSDLGMRLPAYDGRKNLYTAGTLPFDAREFVVRLTDEDDGTGVPPREREYRVAIKFAARADLHHLRQFIAGRQADAPQEALQVLDIVLRELANQRYVSIGRSFYSPDIRKPQRLGDGLQSWCGFYQSIRPTQMGLSLNIDMSSTAFIEPLPVIEFVAQILGKDVISRPLADANRIKIKKALRGVKVEVTHRGNVRRKYRISGLTTQPTHELIFPIDEQMNMKSVVEYFKEMYGFTIQHPHLPCLQVGNQKKANYLPMEACKIVEGQRYTKRLNEKQITSLLKVTCQRPREQEMDILQTVHQNGYEQDPYAKEFGINISEKLTYVEARVLPAPWLKYHDTGKEKECLPQVGQWNMVNKKVINGCKVSHWACINFSRSVPEATARGFCQELAQMCQISGMEFNSEPVMPIYSARPDQVVKALKSVYNIALNKLKGKELELLLAILPDNNGPLYGDIKRICETDLGLISQCCLTKHVFKISKQYLANVSLKINVKMGGRNTVLLDAISWSIPLVSDIPTIIFGADVTHPETGEDSSPSIAAVVASQDWPEVTKYAGLVCAQAHRQELIQDLYKTWHDPQRGTVTGGMIRELLISFRKATGQKPLRIIFYRDGVSEGQFYQVLLYELDAIRKACASLEPNYQPPVTFVVVQKRHHTRLFTNNHKDRSSMDKSGNILPGTVVDSKICHPTEFDFYLCSHAGIQGTSRPAHYHVLWDENNFTADEMQTLTNNLCYTYARCTRSVSVVPPAYYAHLAAFRARFYMEPEMSENQTSKSSNGTNGGLVKPLPAVKEKVKRVMFYC, translated from the exons ATGCTCGAGGTCCTGGACAtggcgccgccgccaccaccgccgccgccgccgccgcatgcGCGGCACCATCAGGGGGCAGCCAAGGGCGGCCACGCGGAGCGGAGGAAGCAACCGCTGCAGAGCAGCGTGACGCAGCCCAAGGCGgaaccggcggcggcggcggcggcggccgtgcTGCCGGAGGGAGGCAAGAGGTGCGGAGGAGGCGGCGGGAGGCGCcgcggcgggcgcggccgggccaaGGCACCACCTGGTGAGCCTCGCGTCGCGCTAGCGCTGGCGCCTCCGCCGCGCACGGTCATTGGCCCGCCCGTGCCGAGCAAGGGGCTGTCGTTCTGCCGCCGCCCCGGATTCGGGACCGTGGGCGCGCGCTGCGTCGTCAAGGCCAACCACTTCCTCGCCGAGCTCCCGGACAAGGACCTCATCCAGTATGAT GTGAAGATCACGCCGGAGGTGAGCTCGCGGACCGTGAACCGGGCCATAATGGCTGAGCTGGTCCGCCTCTACCGCTCGTCCGACCTGGGGATGCGGCTCCCGGCCTACGACGGCCGCAAGAATCTCTACACCGCCGGGACCCTCCCGTTCGACGCTCGCGAGTTCGTCGTGCGGCTCACCGATGAGGACGACGGCACCGGCGTCCCGCCTCG GGAGAGGGAGTACAGGGTCGCCATCAAGTTCGCCGCGCGCGCCGACCTCCACCACCTCAGGCAGTTCATCGCCGGACGGCAGGCGGACGCGCCGCAGGAAGCCCTACAGGTACTCGACATCGTGCTCCGCGAGCTCGCCAACCAGAG GTACGTGTCCATAGGGCGGTCCTTCTACTCGCCGGACATCAGGAAGCCGCAGCGGCTCGGCGACGGCCTGCAGTCATGGTGTGGGTTCTACCAGAGCATCCGGCCGACCCAGATGGGATTGTCACTCAACATCG ACATGTCGTCCACGGCGTTTATTGAACCCCTGCCGGTGATCGAGTTCGTGGCCCAGATATTAGGAAAGGATGTCATATCAAGGCCATTGGCCGATGCTAACCGAATCAAG ATCAAGAAGGCATTACGGGGCGTAAAAGTTGAGGTCACGCACCGGGGGAATGTAAGGCGCAAGTATCGCATATCTGGGCTCACAACACAGCCAACTCATGAACTGAT TTTCCCAATTGATGAACAAATGAATATGAAATCTGTCGTGGAGTACTTCAAGGAAATGTATGGTTTCACCATTCAGCATCCTCATCTTCCTTGCCTTCAGGTTGGAAACCAAAAGAAGGCGAACTATTTACCAATGGAG GCCTGCAAGATCGTTGAAGGCCAGAGATACACGAAGAGGTTGAATGAAAAACAGATCACATCGTTGCTAAAGGTTACATGCCAAAGGCCTCGAGAACAAGAGATGGATATTTTACAG ACAGTTCATCAAAATGGATATGAGCAAGATCCATATGCGAAGGAATTTGGGATCAACATTAGTGAGAAGCTAACCTATGTTGAAGCCCGAGTCCTTCCTGCACCTTGG CTGAAGTATCATGACACTGGAAAAGAGAAAGAGTGCTTACCACAGGTTGGTCAGTGGAACATGGTAAACAAG AAAGTGATAAACGGATGCAAGGTGAGCCACTGGGCATGTATAAACTTCTCAAGGAGTGTTCCAGAAGCCACAGCTCGGGGATTTTGCCAGGAATTGGCACAAATGTGTCAAATTTCGGGCATG GAATTTAACAGTGAGCCCGTGATGCCAATATATTCAGCTAGACCAGATCAAGTAGTGAAGGCACTTAAAAGTGTGTATAATATTGCACTGAACAAACTCAAGGGTAAAGAACTTGAACTTCTTCTGGCTATACTCCCCGACAACAATGGTCCGTTATATG GTGACATCAAACGTATTTGTGAAACTGATTTGGGATTGATATCACAATGTTGCTTAACCAAGCATGTTTTTAAGATCAGCAAACAGTACTTGGCAAATGTCTCACTGAAAATTAATGTTAAG ATGGGAGGAAGAAACACTGTGCTCCTGGACGCAATAAGTTGGAGCATTCCTTTGGTCAGTGACATCCCAACTATTATATTTGGTGCAGATGTAACACACCCTGAAACCGGGGAGGACTCAAGTCCATCAATCGCTGCC GTTGTTGCTTCTCAAGATTGGCCAGAAGTTACAAAGTATGCTGGATTGGTTTGTGCTCAGGCACACCGGCAAGAGCTCATTCAGGACCTTTACAAAACATGGCACGATCCTCAGAGAGGCACTGTAACAGGCGGCATGATCAG GGAGCTGTTAATATCCTTCAGGAAGGCCACTGGGCAGAAGCCATTGAGAATAATATTCTACAG GGACGGTGTTAGTGAAGGCCAGTTCTATCAAGTTCTCCTTTACGAGTTAGATGCCATCCGTAAG GCATGCGCATCCCTAGAACCAAATTACCAGCCTCCTGTAACATTTGTGGTGGTTCAAAAACGTCATCATACGAGACTATTTACAAACAATCACAAAGACAGAAGTAGCATGGACAAGAGTGGAAATATTTTGCCAG GAACTGTTGTTGATTCTAAGATATGCCACCCAACAGAGTTTGATTTCTACCTCTGTAGTCATGCTGGAATCCAG GGAACAAGTAGGCCCGCTCACTACCATGTCCTCTGGGATGAGAACAATTTCACAGCAGACGAAATGCAAACACTGACAAACAACCTTTGCTACAC TTATGCCCGGTGCACACGCTCGGTTTCTGTTG TCCCTCCTGCATACTACGCACACCTGGCAGCATTCCGGGCGCGGTTCTACATGGAACCAGAGATGTCGGAGAACCAGACGTCGAAGAGCTCCAATGGCACGAACGGAGGCTTGGTGAAGCCCCTGCCTGCTGTGAAGGAGAAGGTGAAAAGGGTGATGTTCTACTGCTGA